Part of the Pseudomonadota bacterium genome is shown below.
CGTGGTGGTGACCCACCTCTACGGGGTGCCCGCCCGCACCGAAGCCTGGGTCTCTCGAGCACGGGAGTACGGCGTGGCTGTCATCGAGGACTGCGCCCAGGCCATGGGCGCGCGCACCGAGAGCGGCGAGCGCTGCGGGTCGCTGGGCGACGCTTCGTACTTCAGCTTCTTGCTCACGAAGAACTTCACCACCCTGGGCGGAGGCATGGTGGCCACGCGCGACGCCGATCTGCACGCTGCCCTGCGCGAGGGGGTATCCGACCGGCCGGCGCCCCCCGGTCGCGGGCTTCTCATTCAGGCCGTGAAGGGGCTTGCCTTCCGCGCGGCCACGCGCCCCCTGGTCTTTGGCGCCACGGTGTACCCCGCGCTTCGCGCGGGCTGGGCGCTCACGGGGCGCGACCTGCTTCATGAGGCCTTCGACGAGAAGATCACGTTCACGCCGCCGCGCGGGGCCCTGGCGTGCCCCGCCGCGGTGCAGGCCGATCTCGGACGCGCGCTGCTGCCTCGGCTCGACGCGGCCAATGCGCGTCGCACCGCCATCGGCAAGCGCCTGCATACACTGCTGGGCGGCATTCCGGGGCTTCGCCTGCCGTCTTGGCACCCCGGGGCGGAGCCCATCTTCATGAGCTTCGTGATTCGGGTGCCGCGCAGGTACGAGTTCATGCGCGCCCTGCTGGGGCGGGGCGTCGATACCTCACCGGGGTACTTGAGCGCCTGCCATTCGATGACGTTCCCGATTGTTGGTGACACGACTGTCGCAGACGACGCGCCGCCGGTCTTCGCGTGCCCCAACGCCGACGCGCTGGGGCGCGAGCAGGTTCATCTGCCCATCTACCCTCGGCTCAGCGATCGCGAGGTCGAGGCCATTGCTCAAGCGGTGCACGCCAGCGCTGAAGCGATGCGCCTCGGAACCGACCGCGAATCCTCTCTCCAGTCCTCCAACACATTGGTGAAACGGTGACGCCATGTCGAAGATGAAGGTGCTCCTCGTCAACCCCCCTCGAGAGAACAGCATCTACTCGGAGGTTCCCACCACGGTGAACGCCGAGATCAACTCCATCCCGCCGCTCGGGCTGCTCTACCTTGAGTCGCACCTCGCGCACCACACGGAGCACGAGGCGAAGATCATCGACTGCCAGGCCGACAGCATCACCCACGCCGGCCTCGAGCAGATCATCCGCGACGAGAACCCGCATCTCGTCGGGGTGACCGGCCACACCCACGATCTGGTCGACATCCTTGCGGTGTCGAAGATGGTGAAGCGCGTGCACCCGGAGATCGCTGTCTGGTGGGGTGGCCCGCACGTCACGTCGTTCCCGCGTGAGTCGATGCACTTCCCTGAGGTCGATGGCGCCATTCCCAAGGAGGGTGAGGTGCCGTTCACCGAGGTGGTGGAGACCCTCTCGAAGGGGGGCGATCTCTCGCAGGTGAAGGGCATCTTGTTCCGCCGCAAGGGCGAGGTGGTGCAGACCCCGCCCGCGCCCACGGTGAACGACCTCGACAGCCTGCCCATGCCGCGTCGTGAGATTCTCGACGTGAAGAAGTACTACTACCTGCTGGGCGACGAGGTCACCGCAACCTCGCTCATCTCGAGCCGCGGATGCCCCTACAACTGCAACTTCTGCAACACGCCGGGCCGCAAGACGTGGCGCCACCGCAGCGCGCGCAACGTGGTCGACGAGATGGAGGCGTGCGTGCGCCTGGGCATCAAGGAGATCTACTTCGTCGACGACACCTTCAACGTCGACCGCGAACGCATCGACGACATCTGCCACGAGATCATCCGCCGGGGGCTCGAGGTGCGCTGGAACTTCCGCGCCCGCGTCAACCTGCTGCGCGCCGATCAGCTCACGCTGCTCGAGAAGGCCGGCTGCACGCGCATCCACGTGGGGGTCGAGGCGGGCAACAACGAGGGCATGAAGGGGCTGCGCAAGCAGCTCACCGTCGACAAGGTGAAAGACGGCTTCAAGCTGCTCAAGAAGACGAAGATGCACACCGTCTGCTACTTCATGATTGGCAGCCCGCACGAGCGCACCCGCGAAGACATCATGGAGACCATCGACTTCGCCATCGATCTCGACCCGGACTACGTGCTCTTCGGCATCATGACACCGTACCCCGACACCGACATCTTTCGCGATGGGGTGAAGAAGGGCATCCTCGACCCGGATCACTGGCAGCGTTTCATTCTCGATCCCAAGCCGGGCTTCAAGCCCCAGATGTGGACCGAGCACATGTCTGAAGACGATCTCAACGAGATGCTCGAGATCGCCTTCAAGCGCTTCTACATCCGCCCCAAGCTCTTGTTCAAGAAGCTCATCGAGATCCGCAACATCAAGGACTTCGGTCGCAAGCTCAAGGCCGGCTGGTCGATCGCGAAGCTCTGATGCGCGTCGCCTCGCTGCTCTCGGCCCTGGTCACGCGGCGCACGCCGTACTACGTGCACTTCGGGGTCACGCATCGCTGCAACCTCACCTGCAAGATGTGCGGCATCTGGAAGATGGGCGACAAGCGGTCGGAGATGTCGGTCGATCAGATCCGCGCCATGGCAGCGAACCTGCGCGAGCTGGGCACGGGGGTGGTGAGCATCGGGGGCGGCGAGCCGCTGCTCCGCGACGATCTTCCCGAGATCGTGCGCGCCTTCTTCGATCAGGGAATGGAGGTGCGCCTGCTCACCAACGGCTACACGCGCACCAGCGGCGCAGAGCGCAACGTGAGGTTCCTCGATGAGGTGTTCGCCACCGGGGTGAAACACGTCTCGATCTCGCTCGACACCATCGATCCCAAGCGCTTCGATGAGATCTGCGAGCGCGATGACGTGTGGCAGTCGGCCATCGACACCATCTCGCGCTTCGCGCGCGTGGTGCGCCAGCGCGGGGGCACGGGCAACATCAACTGCGTGGTGTCTCGCGCCAACCTGCGCGAGCTGCCTCGAATGGTCGATCTGGCCGAGCGTCTCGGCTTCTGGATCTCGTTCATCCCCATCGAGGTGCACGAGTACGGAGGGCAGGTCATCGAGCGCGAGCGCGCCGACCGCATGTTCTTCACGAAGGCCGATCACGCCGAGCTCGACGAGATGTTCGGCCGCCTCATCGAGATGAAGCGCCAGGGGCGACGCATCTTCTCGAGCACGCCCTTCCTCGAGGAATCACTCGACGTGCTCAAGGGCGGCACGCCGCGCTGGCAGTGCCTGGCGGGGGCGCTGTTCTTCAGCGTGTCGCCGGAGGGGCGGTTCTCGATCTGTCACAAGTTCGATGGCACCGGGCAGACGCGTCAGCAGTACTACGTCTATGAGCCGCACTTTCCGCGGCAGTACCGGGACCCGGTCTTTCAAGACCAGTGCGCGCGCACCGCGCATCCGTGCAAGGCCTGCCTGCGCCCCTGCTGGGCCGAGGTGACCATGGCCTTCACCCATCCTCGCGCGTTCTACGAGATGGCCACCATCCAGCTGCATCACCCCATGCCCGCTGACATCCCGGACGTGGACACGGTGACGCGCGAGTTCGTGCCGCCCCCCGCTGCCGGAACAACCGTGCCCTAGCCAGGTGTCAGCGCGCGCGCGACGGGTTCTTTCGTGGAGCGTCGTGGGCGGGGTGGCGCTGGCCGGCCTCGCGGCGCGCGTGGCCTTCGCCGCCTGGTTCTCTCCGCTCTTGCTGGGCGATGCGTCGCACAACGTCTTCCTCGCGCAGAACATCTGGGCGGGGCGCGGCTATTCTTCGTGCACCCAGCCGCCTTTCAACCTCAACGGGAACCGCCCTCCCGGCTACGCGTTGCTGCTCGCCCCGCTCACGGGTCTCTTTGATTCGCCCGAGCACGTGGTTCCTTGGTTGCAGATGCTCATGGACGCGGCCGTCGCCGTGATGGTGGCTCGCCTGGTGGCGCGACGTCACGGTCACTGGGCGGGGATTGCCGCGGCCGCGTGCTGGTGGCTCTCTCCCGTCTC
Proteins encoded:
- a CDS encoding radical SAM protein, with amino-acid sequence MSKMKVLLVNPPRENSIYSEVPTTVNAEINSIPPLGLLYLESHLAHHTEHEAKIIDCQADSITHAGLEQIIRDENPHLVGVTGHTHDLVDILAVSKMVKRVHPEIAVWWGGPHVTSFPRESMHFPEVDGAIPKEGEVPFTEVVETLSKGGDLSQVKGILFRRKGEVVQTPPAPTVNDLDSLPMPRREILDVKKYYYLLGDEVTATSLISSRGCPYNCNFCNTPGRKTWRHRSARNVVDEMEACVRLGIKEIYFVDDTFNVDRERIDDICHEIIRRGLEVRWNFRARVNLLRADQLTLLEKAGCTRIHVGVEAGNNEGMKGLRKQLTVDKVKDGFKLLKKTKMHTVCYFMIGSPHERTREDIMETIDFAIDLDPDYVLFGIMTPYPDTDIFRDGVKKGILDPDHWQRFILDPKPGFKPQMWTEHMSEDDLNEMLEIAFKRFYIRPKLLFKKLIEIRNIKDFGRKLKAGWSIAKL
- a CDS encoding radical SAM protein, giving the protein MRVASLLSALVTRRTPYYVHFGVTHRCNLTCKMCGIWKMGDKRSEMSVDQIRAMAANLRELGTGVVSIGGGEPLLRDDLPEIVRAFFDQGMEVRLLTNGYTRTSGAERNVRFLDEVFATGVKHVSISLDTIDPKRFDEICERDDVWQSAIDTISRFARVVRQRGGTGNINCVVSRANLRELPRMVDLAERLGFWISFIPIEVHEYGGQVIERERADRMFFTKADHAELDEMFGRLIEMKRQGRRIFSSTPFLEESLDVLKGGTPRWQCLAGALFFSVSPEGRFSICHKFDGTGQTRQQYYVYEPHFPRQYRDPVFQDQCARTAHPCKACLRPCWAEVTMAFTHPRAFYEMATIQLHHPMPADIPDVDTVTREFVPPPAAGTTVP